In Erigeron canadensis isolate Cc75 chromosome 7, C_canadensis_v1, whole genome shotgun sequence, one DNA window encodes the following:
- the LOC122608244 gene encoding hemolysin A, which translates to MALLQLSKLPLFRRCVWLTSTNEILLFSQHTNFSYHPVSRTTARKDCPIRSFASMKSPKVIASKKKKRLDEVCLDRFQQYSRNYIQSWILQGKVLVDGRVVTKAGHPVSDKAIVVIKAQIPKYVCRAGHKLEAALEQLGVDVKGKVALDSGLSTGGFTDCLLQHGASFVYGVDVGYGQVAEKIRTDERVSVIERTNLRYLTELPQKVDLVTLDLSFISILLVMPAVINLMKEEATLITLIKPQFEARRSQVGGGGIVRDPLVHQEVRERIVKGIEDLGFQCTGWIESPIKGAEGNIEFLACFSRTTEKSVDAPVTTEKNADLPVTTEKSADSRVTAD; encoded by the exons atgGCGCTGCTGCAACTGTCAAAGCTGCCGTTATTCCGCCGTTGTGTGTGGCTTACTTCTACCAATGAAATCTTGTTGTTTTCCCAGCATACTAACTTCTCTTATCACCCAG TGAGTCGGACAACGGCTCGTAAAGATTGTCCGATAAGAAGCTTTGCATCTATGAAATCCCCAAAAGTTATAGCATCAAAGAA GAAGAAGAGACTGGATGAAGTATGTCTGGATAGGTTTCAGCAATATAGTCGAAATTACATTCAATCATGGATCCTACAAG GCAAGGTACTTGTTGATGGAAGAGTTGTAACTAAAGCTGGACACCCCGTCTCTGACAAAGCGATTGTGGTGATCAAGGCGCAAATACCAAAATATGTATGTAG AGCAGGACATAAGTTAGAAGCTGCACTTGAACAATTAGGTGTCGATGTGAAGGGGAAAGTGGCTCTTGACTCCGGGCTGTCGACCGGCGGGTTTACTGATTGCTTGCTTCAGCATGGCGCTTCTTTTGTTTATGGTGTTGATGTAGGTTACGGACAG GTTGCAGAAAAAATTCGTACAGATGAGCGTGTATCTGTTATTGAGAGGACTAACTTGAGATATCTAACTGAGCTTCCTCAGAAAGTTGACTTGGTGACTTTGGATCTCTCATTCATTTCTATACTTTTG GTCATGCCTGCTGTTATCAATCTGATGAAAGAAGAGGCTACACTGATTACCCTAATTAAACCTCAATTTGAGGCTCGAAGATCACAG GTGGGAGGAGGTGGGATTGTGAGAGATCCCTTGGTTCATCAAGAG GTGCGTGAGAGGATCGTGAAGGGTATAGAAGATCTTGGTTTCCAATGCACGGGCTGGATAGAGTCTCCTATAAAAGGTGCTGAAGGAAACATAGAATTCTTGGCCTGTTTTAGCAGAACAACAGAGAAAAGTGTGGATGCACCCGTTACAACAGAGAAAAATGCTGATTTACCAGTCACAACAGAGAAAAGTGCCGATTCACGGGTCACAGCAGACTAA
- the LOC122608245 gene encoding ubiquitin-like-conjugating enzyme ATG10 isoform X2, with protein MANCDGSLSSITDFQIAANVFSEKWKIFNHGFPEWEWIDCSNRLLGGFVGRGVADGYLSLQNLLLHTPLKVELDEVSTDDIEEPFDNATLVQSTSNDDGHRYDFHVVYSASYRVPVLYFRAYSSDGQPLNLDEIEKNLPTKSAEVLTESKWTFITQEEHPYLNKPWYTLHPCGTSEWMKLLLAGDKSTTKSGTERYLVSWFSVVGQVFGLKLPLDMLKSIN; from the exons ATGGCAAACTGTGATGGAAGTCTTTCATCAATAACTGATTTCCAGATTGCTGCAAAtgttttttctgaaaaatggaAGATTTTTAATCATGGTTTTCCTGAGTGGGAGTGGATTGATTGTTCAAACAGATTGTTAGGAGGGTTTGTAGGCCGTGGCGTTGCCGACGGATATTTGTCGTTACAGAATTTGCTGTTACATACACCCCTGAAG GTTGAACTTGATGAAGTTAGTACCGACGATATTGAAGAACCGTTTGATAATGCCACTTTG GTGCAGAGCACTTCAAATGATGATGGACATCGATATGATTTCCATGTAGTGTACAGTGCTTCATACAGGGTTCCAGTCCTCTACTTTCGTGCATACAGTAGTG ATGGACAACCCTTGAACCTCGATGAAATTGAAAAGAACCTACCAACCAAATCTGCCGAGGTGCTGACAGAATCCAAATGGACCTTCATTACTCAAGAA GAACATCCGTATCTGAATAAACCATGGTACACATTACATCCATGTGGGACGAGCGAATGGATGAAGTTACTTCTTGCAGGTGATAAATCGACGACTAAAAGTGGAACAGAGCGATACTTGGTATCTTGGTTTTCAGTCGTCGGGCAAGTGTTTGGGCTGAAGTTACCTCTTGATATGCTGAAAAGCATCAATTAA
- the LOC122608245 gene encoding ubiquitin-like-conjugating enzyme ATG10 isoform X1, giving the protein MVVMANCDGSLSSITDFQIAANVFSEKWKIFNHGFPEWEWIDCSNRLLGGFVGRGVADGYLSLQNLLLHTPLKVELDEVSTDDIEEPFDNATLVQSTSNDDGHRYDFHVVYSASYRVPVLYFRAYSSDGQPLNLDEIEKNLPTKSAEVLTESKWTFITQEEHPYLNKPWYTLHPCGTSEWMKLLLAGDKSTTKSGTERYLVSWFSVVGQVFGLKLPLDMLKSIN; this is encoded by the exons ATG GTTGTAATGGCAAACTGTGATGGAAGTCTTTCATCAATAACTGATTTCCAGATTGCTGCAAAtgttttttctgaaaaatggaAGATTTTTAATCATGGTTTTCCTGAGTGGGAGTGGATTGATTGTTCAAACAGATTGTTAGGAGGGTTTGTAGGCCGTGGCGTTGCCGACGGATATTTGTCGTTACAGAATTTGCTGTTACATACACCCCTGAAG GTTGAACTTGATGAAGTTAGTACCGACGATATTGAAGAACCGTTTGATAATGCCACTTTG GTGCAGAGCACTTCAAATGATGATGGACATCGATATGATTTCCATGTAGTGTACAGTGCTTCATACAGGGTTCCAGTCCTCTACTTTCGTGCATACAGTAGTG ATGGACAACCCTTGAACCTCGATGAAATTGAAAAGAACCTACCAACCAAATCTGCCGAGGTGCTGACAGAATCCAAATGGACCTTCATTACTCAAGAA GAACATCCGTATCTGAATAAACCATGGTACACATTACATCCATGTGGGACGAGCGAATGGATGAAGTTACTTCTTGCAGGTGATAAATCGACGACTAAAAGTGGAACAGAGCGATACTTGGTATCTTGGTTTTCAGTCGTCGGGCAAGTGTTTGGGCTGAAGTTACCTCTTGATATGCTGAAAAGCATCAATTAA
- the LOC122609336 gene encoding probable disease resistance protein At4g27220, whose protein sequence is MGEPVVSSLIGKVVDLLFGPAIKEISYMWNCEENVKMLKNEVENLKVMRGEIQQLIDIANCKGDNLKHGVEDWLTKAGDEISNAEEFLECEANDNKTCFNIRMCANLGTLYHYGKMATKMALSLSRRQVSGKSYESGVSVYTPALGPLDVYENKDLDDIQTHNTALNEIIAAIKDENVQIIGIYGLGGVGKTTLAKEVVVRVKHLFAHVAFITVSQSVDIERIKKDGEDATKRIAKGEKVLILLDDVWEKLNLEELCIPCGSKHKNSKILLTSRSEKVCQKMNAQSKIYVDSLPKKEAWILFKRVVGEKLETDTNLKPVAEEVAKECGGLPLLIQAVGNALKDESINSWKAALSRLKKPASSEIDSDIEKAFTSLKLSYEYLKSEEAKTCFLLCSMFPDDYTISLEDLVYCMVGLNKFDDLESMEDARNRVRNVVNMLTSSCLLLNLEDDKGFTKMHDVVRDVALIIASQGNTKFLVKAGQGLIEWLPRDTSLERYTGISLMYNKIRKFPDYKVNIPHLEIFLVSRNDLSMISDELIGCMKKVKGCVDLSRITSGVISALWRLEELCIEFTLKFKGASDCIVEVMNLLKLTYIDLQVPSIDDIPAHGQGLIYENLKEFVIQIGNCNLYTLLINHSISWSGWSGRLLRRWSGRHLVLSRVHLGNSLVKKLKKLIEGSRPITILNGIENLNNMMPTLNDECFNKLEYIQFNDCPNVSCLVGDDITCHGKERKTNEMFFKELKTLRLNNLKNLEVLWKCQDEYISFMNLVSISIFGCHKLKRVFTVSVAQGLVNLKYLSIRNCGDLEEVIWGGDDESRKIIVFPSLTQISLLVLWKLKSFYSGSKDSSIKYPSLVNVKMELFQSMKIWGTGIHETPNLKTLVFEYFDDVQVLDGPNAINEAIKEYWRIRTERVRLRITERVDPPEDMSSNMGGCTLVASPFFYRSRCTHFSF, encoded by the exons ATGGGGGAGCCGGTCGTTAGTTCCCTGATTGGGAAAGTTGTGGACTTGTTGTTTGGTCCAGCTATTAAGGAGATTAGTTACATGTGGAATTGCGAAGAAAATGTTAAAATGTTGAAGAATGAAGTTGAAAACCTCAAAGTTATGAGGGGAGAGATTCAACAACTAATAGATATCGCCAATTGTAAAGGAGATAATCTCAAACATGGTGTAGAAGATTGGTTAACGAAGGCAGGTGACGAAATATCCAACGCAGAGGAATTTCTTGAGTGCGAAGCAAATGACAACAAGACGTGCTTCAATATAAGAATGTGTGCTAACTTGGGAACCCTTTACCATTACGGTAAGATGGCAACAAAGATGGCGCTTTCACTTTCACGACGCCAAGTAAGCGGCAAGTCTTACGAAAGTGGTGTCTCTGTTTATACTCCTGCACTCGGACCACTAGATGTTTATGAAAACaaagatcttgatgatattCAGACCCACAATACCGCTTTGAATGAAATCATTGCAGCCATAAAAGATGAAAACGTACAAATCATTGGAATATATGGATTAGGTGGTGTTGGCAAAACTACATTAGCCAAGGAAGTTGTTGTAAGAGTAAAGCATCTGTTTGCTCATGTTGCATTTATAACTGTCTCACAAAGTGTAGACATTGAGAGGATTAAAAAAGACGGTGAAGATGCAACAAAGAGAATAGCAAAGGGGGAGaaggttttaattttattagatGACGTTTGGGAGAAACTTAACCTCGAAGAATTATGCATTCCGTGTGGGAGTAAGCATAAGAATTCTAAAATTTTATTGACGTCTAGAAGTGAAAAAGTGTGCCAGAAAATGAATGCCCAAAGTAAAATTTATGTAGACTCTTTGCCAAAAAAAGAGGCATGGATTCTTTTCAAACGTGTGGTTGGTGAAAAATTGGAAACCGATACCAATTTGAAACCTGTTGCAGAGGAGGTTGCTAAAGAGTGTGGTGGATTGCCACTCCTCATTCAAGCTGTAGGGAATGCTTTGAAAGATGAAAGCATCAACTCATGGAAAGCGGCTCTTTCTCGACTAAAGAAACCTGCATCATCAGAAATAGATTCAGATATAGAGAAAGCATTTACTAGTTTGAAGCTAAGCTATGAGTATCTTAAAAGTGAAGAAGCCAAGACGTGCTTCTTACTCTGTAGCATGTTCCCTGATGACTATACTATTTCGTTGGAAGACTTGGTATATTGTATGGTGGGTCTAAACAAGTTTGATGACCTAGAGAGCATGGAGGATGCAAGAAATAGGGTTCGAAATGTAGTCAATATGCTCACATCCTCTTGTTTGTTATTGAATTTGGAGGATGATAAAGGTTTCACCAAAATGCATGATGTTGTTCGTGATGTGGCATTGATAATTGCATCTCAAGGCAATACCAAATTTCTGGTGAAAGCTGGGCAAGGTTTAATTGAATGGCTACCAAGAGACACTAGTTTAGAAAGATATACGGGTATCTCACTTATGTATAATAAGATCCGCAAATTTCCTGATTATAAGGTAAACATACCACACCTTGAGATTTTCCTTGTTTCTAGGAATGATTTGTCAATGATTTCTGATGAATTGATTGGGTGCATGAAAAAAGTAAAG GGTTGTGTGGATCTATCCCGCATAACAAGTGGTGTTATATCAGCGCTATGGAGATTGGAAGAATTATGCATTGAATTTACGTTGAAGTTTAAAGGAGCTTCTGATTGTATTGTTGAGGTAATGAACTTGTTGAAGCTCACATACATCGACTTACAAGTTCCAAGTATTGATGATATTCCTGCTCATGGACAAGgtttaatttatgaaaatttgAAAGAATTTGTGATTCAAATAGGAAACTGCAATCTATACACTCTCCTCATCAATCATTCCATCTCATGGTCAGGATGGTCAGGTCGCTTGTTACGTCGTTGGTCAGGTCGTCATTTGGTTCTTTCAAGAGTACATCTTGGAAATTCATTAGTGAAGAAGCTAAAGAAATTGATTGAGGGAAGTCGTCCTATTACAATTCTAAATggaattgaaaacttaaataaTATGATGCCGACCCTTAATGATGAATGTTTCAATAAGTTAGAGTATATTCAGTTCAATGATTGCCCTAATGTGTCATGCTTAGTGGGTGATGATATAACGTGTCATGGGAAAGAAAGGAAGACAAATGAAATGTTTTTCAAGGAACTTAAAACCCTTAGATTGAATAATCTAAAGAATTTGGAGGTATTGTGGAAATGCCAAGAtgaatatataagttttatgaATCTAGTGTCAATTTCTATCTTTGGTTGTCATAAGCTAAAAAGGGTATTCACGGTGAGTGTAGCACAAGGCCTTGTCAATCTCAAGTACCTGTCTATTAGAAATTGTGGAGATTTAGAAGAAGTGATTTGGGGTGGAGATGATGAATCTAGAAAAATTATTGTGTTTCCTTCCCTAACCCAGATATCCCTTTTGGTTCTATGGAAACTCAAAAGCTTCTATTCAGGGAGCAAGGATAGTAGTATTAAATATCCATCTTTGGTTAATGTTAAAATGGAATTATTCCAAAGCATGAAGATATGGGGAACTGGAATTCATGAAACACCCAACCTCAAAACATTGGTTTTTGAATATtttgatgatgtgcaagttctTGATGGACCCAATGCCATAAATGAAGCGATAAAAGAATATTGGAGAATACGTACCGAGAGAGTACGATTAAGGATCACCGAAAGGGTTGATCCACCAGAAGATATGTCGAGTAACATGGGTGGATGCACATTAGTGGCATCTCCTTTCTTCTATCGATCCAGGTGCACACATTTTAGCTTTTGA